Proteins encoded by one window of Girardinichthys multiradiatus isolate DD_20200921_A chromosome 14, DD_fGirMul_XY1, whole genome shotgun sequence:
- the LOC124880390 gene encoding uncharacterized protein LOC124880390 isoform X2 — translation MWKSCRNKLEIVITETSTPYLTKWDGQNMPRVYTLSSIDCWRYAWSCYPARTKQLVSEGESSNMKVLPMIKDISPLLEDSQTVLEDYIDAVEYRRGTLNPDQHQADPDDKSSTYTLTNVVPLITDFLETCWNPYLDTIRRRLNNFCHGKSYIVTGVTVSGATVKRDNKDRLSIPKHVWMGYCCPKFDRNSPYEVRFMFPSYGGYALNEQTGNNVVEVPLKKLETFLRSHTEADIDMTIFYKGCVSENGIKKRRDLPSVDLQPV, via the exons ATGTGGAAGAGCTGCAGGAACAAGCTTGAAATTGTTATCACTGAGACAAGCACACCATACTTGACAAAG TGGGATGGGCAGAATATGCCCAGGGTGTACACCCTCTCttccattgactgctggagatatgccTGGTCCTGTTACCCTGCAAGGACCAAGCAG CTGGTGTCTGAAGGTGAGAGCAGTAACATGAAGGTGCTTCCTATGATCAAAGACATATCTCCTCTCCTTGAGGACAGCCAGACTGTTTTGGAAGACTACATAGATGCTGTAGAATACAGACGTGGCACACTGAATCCTGACCAGCACCAAGCAGATCCAGATGACAAATCCTCTACCTACACCCTTACCAACGTTGTTCCACTGATCACAGATTTCCTGGAGACCTGCTGGAATCCTTACTTGGATACCATCCGCCGACGTCTAAACAACTTCTGCCATGGTAAATCTTACATCGTGACTGGAGTAACTGTTTCAGGGGCCACCGTTAAACGTGACAACAAGGACCGTCTTTCAATACCAAAACACGTATGGATGGGATACTGCTGCCCAAAATTTGACCGTAACTCACCCTATGAGGTGAGATTCATGTTCCCTAGTTATGGGGGCTATGCCCTGAATGAGCAGACTGGCAACAATGTGGTGGAGGTGCCATTAAAGAAACTGGAGACGTTCCTGAGGAGCCACACAGAGGCTGACATTGACATGACTATTTTCTATAAGGgctgtgtgtcagaaaacggCATCAAAAAGAGAAGAGACCTGCCCAGTGTTGACCTGCAACCTGTATAA
- the LOC124880813 gene encoding endonuclease domain-containing 1 protein-like has translation MTPTSANRVVSLAAIMIVLTSVVLQGVQAGVVSDFNHAERCKDSLYMGTPPRGYLSNAFKKICQRYEDKPRYATVYDPRRHIPIYSAYTFKKSDGEKKVDFPWMFEPQLASEKSSSNMEPFPQSTSMHMNFEDTQAVLEDYADVVQYERGQLNPDEHQADPMDKVSTYSLTNVVPQIREFNLGPWAEHQDIIRKRLNNYCRGKAFVVTGVTTSGHTIRRSNMDRVAVPEYMWSAYCCTEFDQNAPYFVRYKFPVFGAYGLNDRINNQMVEVPLKNLEKFLKGRMEVDKNFQIFYNDCVPDN, from the exons ATGACACCTACATCTGCAAACCGTGTCGTTTCCCTGGCAGCTATTATGATAGTGCTAACCTCTGTGGtgctgcagggggtccaggcaGGAGTAGTGAGCGACTTCAACCATGCAGAGCGCTGCAAGGACTCTCTGTATATGGGAACCCCACCGAGAGGCTATCTCAGCAACGCCTTTAAGAAGATCTGCCAGAGATATGAGGATAAACCCCGCTACGCCACAGTGTATGATCCCCGCAGACACATCCCCATCTACTCTGCGTACACATTCAAGAAGTCAGACGGAGAGAAGAAGGTGGACTTCCCCTGGATGTTTGAGCCTCAG TTGGCATCGGAAAAGAGTAGCAGCAACATGGAGCCTTTCCCCCAATCCACAAGCATGCACATGAACTTCGAAGACACCCAGGCAGTCCTCGAAGACTACGCTGACGTTGTTCAGTACGAACGCGGTCAACTAAATCCCGACGAGCACCAGGCCGACCCTATGGACAAAGTCTCCACCTACAGCTTGACGAACGTGGTACCTCAGATCAGGGAGTTCAACTTGGGCCCCTGGGCTGAACACCAGGACATAATCCGCAAACGCCTTAACAACTACTGCCGAGGAAAGGCCTTCGTGGTCACCGGGGTCACCACCTCTGGACACACGATCCGTCGCAGTAATATGGACAGAGTGGCTGTTCCGGAGTACATGTGGTCTGCTTACTGCTGTACTGAGTTCGACCAGAACGCACCGTACTTTGTGCGCTACAAGTTCCCCGTGTTCGGGGCTTACGGGCTGAATGATCGCATCAATAACCAGATGGTTGAAGTTCCCCTGAAAAACTTGGAGAAATTCCTCAAAGGGAGGATGGAGGTGGACAAGAACTTCCAGATTTTCTATAACGACTGTGTGCCAGATAACTAA
- the LOC124881070 gene encoding endonuclease domain-containing 1 protein-like isoform X1, whose protein sequence is MAFWLQMGFLLASLSSAVRGRVEKQLSPECREFLYMGTPPKGLEHQPVRYICQFYNKKPRYVTLYNIEQHIPIYSAYTFKRSEGEKCVDVPWMYEPQLSTSFDTDEMQPFPSGYMHMNFEDAQAILDDYTNAIHYERGTLNPDEHQNELDDKASTYTLTNVVPMVPDFNDRIWNKQEHIIRKRLNNYCRGTAYIVTGITTSGKMIRRENLNRIAVPTYLWSAYCCVDYDHNTPFTERYKFPSFAHYGLNDDENNEIVEIPVQKLKEFLKKTTFVNQNFQIFVGDCIPPSSSN, encoded by the exons ATGGCATTTTGGCTACAGATGGGTTTCCTGCTTGCCAGCTTATCATCAGCTGTGAGAGGGCGAGTGGAAAAACAGCTGTCTCCAGAGTGCAGAGAATTCCTCTACATGGGAACACCACCGAAAGGTCTGGAACACCAACCCGTCAGGTATATTTGTCAGTTTTACAATAAGAAGCCACGTTACGTGACTCTGTACAACATTGAGCAACACATTCCCATCTACTCCGCCTACACCTTTAAACGCTCGGAGGGGGAGAAGTGTGTGGATGTTCCCTGGATGTATGAGCCACAG CTGTCCACTTCTTTCGACACAGACGAGATGCAGCCCTTTCCAAGTGGTTACATGCACATGAATTTTGAAGATGCCCAAGCAATTCTTGATGATTACACCAATGCAATACACTACGAGCGAGGGACCCTGAACCCGGACGAGCATCAAAACGAACTTGACGACAAGGCCTCCACCTACACCCTCACCAACGTTGTCCCCATGGTGCCCGACTTCAATGACAGGATTTGGAACAAACAGGAGCACATCATCCGCAAACGACTTAACAACTACTGCCGCGGGACCGCCTACATTGTGACCGGGATCACCACGTCAGGGAAAATGATCCGAAGGGAAAACTTGAACCGGATCGCAGTCCCCACCTACCTGTGGTCGGCTTACTGCTGCGTCGACTACGACCACAACACACCTTTTACAGAGCGCTACAAGTTCCCATCTTTTGCTCATTACGGCCTCAACGATGATGAGAACAATGAGATAGTAGAGATCCCCGTTCAGAAGCTGAAGGAGTTCCTCAAGAAGACGACATTTGTGAACCAgaactttcagatttttgtggGGGACTGCATTCCTCCATCATCCAGTAACTGA
- the LOC124880390 gene encoding endonuclease domain-containing 1 protein-like isoform X1: MHLLGAYILSSSVLLVSATVSNSFRDCSHFFYMQTPPAGIRRTSLKNICQKYADKLRYATLYDSNRHLPLYSAYIFKKSDGKRRADTPWMYEPQLVSEGESSNMKVLPMIKDISPLLEDSQTVLEDYIDAVEYRRGTLNPDQHQADPDDKSSTYTLTNVVPLITDFLETCWNPYLDTIRRRLNNFCHGKSYIVTGVTVSGATVKRDNKDRLSIPKHVWMGYCCPKFDRNSPYEVRFMFPSYGGYALNEQTGNNVVEVPLKKLETFLRSHTEADIDMTIFYKGCVSENGIKKRRDLPSVDLQPV, encoded by the exons ATGCATTTGCTTGGCGCCTACATCCTGTCCTCCTCTGTTTTACTGGTGAGTGCCACCGTGTCCAACAGCTTCAGAGACTGCAGCCATTTTTTCTACATGCAAACACCTCCCGCAGGGATCAGACGGACAAGCCTGAAGAATATCTGCCAGAAGTATGCCGACAAACTGCGCTATGCCACATTGTATGACAGCAATCGCCATCTCCCACTGTATTCAGCTTACATTTTTAAGAAGTCTGATGGGAAGCGGAGGGCAGACACACCGTGGATGTACGAGCCTCAG CTGGTGTCTGAAGGTGAGAGCAGTAACATGAAGGTGCTTCCTATGATCAAAGACATATCTCCTCTCCTTGAGGACAGCCAGACTGTTTTGGAAGACTACATAGATGCTGTAGAATACAGACGTGGCACACTGAATCCTGACCAGCACCAAGCAGATCCAGATGACAAATCCTCTACCTACACCCTTACCAACGTTGTTCCACTGATCACAGATTTCCTGGAGACCTGCTGGAATCCTTACTTGGATACCATCCGCCGACGTCTAAACAACTTCTGCCATGGTAAATCTTACATCGTGACTGGAGTAACTGTTTCAGGGGCCACCGTTAAACGTGACAACAAGGACCGTCTTTCAATACCAAAACACGTATGGATGGGATACTGCTGCCCAAAATTTGACCGTAACTCACCCTATGAGGTGAGATTCATGTTCCCTAGTTATGGGGGCTATGCCCTGAATGAGCAGACTGGCAACAATGTGGTGGAGGTGCCATTAAAGAAACTGGAGACGTTCCTGAGGAGCCACACAGAGGCTGACATTGACATGACTATTTTCTATAAGGgctgtgtgtcagaaaacggCATCAAAAAGAGAAGAGACCTGCCCAGTGTTGACCTGCAACCTGTATAA
- the LOC124881070 gene encoding endonuclease domain-containing 1 protein-like isoform X2: MGFLLASLSSAVRGRVEKQLSPECREFLYMGTPPKGLEHQPVRYICQFYNKKPRYVTLYNIEQHIPIYSAYTFKRSEGEKCVDVPWMYEPQLSTSFDTDEMQPFPSGYMHMNFEDAQAILDDYTNAIHYERGTLNPDEHQNELDDKASTYTLTNVVPMVPDFNDRIWNKQEHIIRKRLNNYCRGTAYIVTGITTSGKMIRRENLNRIAVPTYLWSAYCCVDYDHNTPFTERYKFPSFAHYGLNDDENNEIVEIPVQKLKEFLKKTTFVNQNFQIFVGDCIPPSSSN; the protein is encoded by the exons ATGGGTTTCCTGCTTGCCAGCTTATCATCAGCTGTGAGAGGGCGAGTGGAAAAACAGCTGTCTCCAGAGTGCAGAGAATTCCTCTACATGGGAACACCACCGAAAGGTCTGGAACACCAACCCGTCAGGTATATTTGTCAGTTTTACAATAAGAAGCCACGTTACGTGACTCTGTACAACATTGAGCAACACATTCCCATCTACTCCGCCTACACCTTTAAACGCTCGGAGGGGGAGAAGTGTGTGGATGTTCCCTGGATGTATGAGCCACAG CTGTCCACTTCTTTCGACACAGACGAGATGCAGCCCTTTCCAAGTGGTTACATGCACATGAATTTTGAAGATGCCCAAGCAATTCTTGATGATTACACCAATGCAATACACTACGAGCGAGGGACCCTGAACCCGGACGAGCATCAAAACGAACTTGACGACAAGGCCTCCACCTACACCCTCACCAACGTTGTCCCCATGGTGCCCGACTTCAATGACAGGATTTGGAACAAACAGGAGCACATCATCCGCAAACGACTTAACAACTACTGCCGCGGGACCGCCTACATTGTGACCGGGATCACCACGTCAGGGAAAATGATCCGAAGGGAAAACTTGAACCGGATCGCAGTCCCCACCTACCTGTGGTCGGCTTACTGCTGCGTCGACTACGACCACAACACACCTTTTACAGAGCGCTACAAGTTCCCATCTTTTGCTCATTACGGCCTCAACGATGATGAGAACAATGAGATAGTAGAGATCCCCGTTCAGAAGCTGAAGGAGTTCCTCAAGAAGACGACATTTGTGAACCAgaactttcagatttttgtggGGGACTGCATTCCTCCATCATCCAGTAACTGA